One window of Acidobacteriota bacterium genomic DNA carries:
- a CDS encoding 3-hydroxybutyrate dehydrogenase: MSLAGKVAVVTGAGRGIGTEVAKALAAAGAAVVVSARTVTEIEAVAEAIRQAGGKAIAVPCDVADPAQIEALAEAARDQLGPVDILVNNAGYAVSTPLKAIRLADWSHLFAVNVTGTFLCTQAFLPEMLARGWGRVINMASVAGKVGAAYISAYAATKHAVVGFTRSLAAEVATQGVTVNAVCPGYVDTPLVDGAIAHIVAKTGITAEEARRHMESTSPQQRMMEPEEVAFLTVTLCDPRAKGINGQTLVIDGGGVQA, translated from the coding sequence ATGAGCTTGGCCGGCAAGGTCGCCGTGGTCACCGGAGCGGGCCGCGGCATCGGCACCGAAGTCGCCAAGGCGCTCGCCGCCGCCGGCGCCGCCGTCGTGGTCAGCGCCCGCACCGTCACCGAGATCGAAGCGGTCGCAGAGGCCATTCGCCAGGCCGGCGGCAAGGCCATCGCCGTACCCTGCGACGTCGCCGATCCAGCCCAGATCGAGGCCCTCGCGGAAGCCGCCCGCGACCAGCTCGGACCGGTCGACATCCTGGTCAACAACGCCGGCTATGCGGTATCGACGCCGCTCAAGGCGATTCGCCTCGCAGACTGGAGCCATCTCTTCGCGGTCAACGTCACCGGGACTTTCCTCTGCACTCAAGCCTTCCTGCCGGAGATGCTCGCCCGCGGCTGGGGCCGGGTGATCAACATGGCCTCGGTGGCCGGCAAGGTCGGTGCCGCTTACATCAGCGCCTACGCCGCCACCAAGCACGCGGTGGTTGGCTTCACCCGCTCCCTCGCCGCCGAGGTGGCGACCCAGGGAGTGACCGTCAACGCCGTCTGCCCGGGTTATGTCGACACGCCGCTGGTGGACGGCGCCATCGCCCACATCGTCGCCAAGACCGGCATCACCGCCGAAGAAGCGCGCCGCCACATGGAGAGCACCAGCCCACAGCAGCGCATGATGGAGCCCGAGGAGGTCGCCTTCCTCACCGTCACCCTGTGTGATCCACGGGCCAAGGGCATCAACGGTCAGACCCTGGTCATCGACGGCGGCGGGGTGCAGGCATGA